CCTGCTGCGCAACCTCATCATCCGCATTGCCCAAAGCACCGGCGAGCTAATGGTGATTCTGCAATGCTACCACGCCGACGAGGCCATTGTGCCGCTGCTCGACGCCCTGTACGCCAAGTTCCCCGGCATCACCTCCCTCAACTACGTGCTCAACAGCAAGGGCAACGAAACCTTCCACGACCTGGAAGTGGTGACCTATAAGGGCAAGCCCTACATCGAGGAAGAAATGGAAGGCCTGCGCTTCCGCATCGGCCCCAAGTCGTTCTACCAAACGAACTCCGAAGGCGCCCACCAGCTCTACAAAGTGGCCCGCGACTTCGCCGAGCTGAAAGGCGATGAATTGGTGTATGACCTCTATACCGGCGCCGGCACCATCGCCAGCTTCGTGGCCCACCAGGCACGCAAAGTCATCGGCGTAGAGTACGTGGAGCAGGCCGTGGCCGACGCCCACGTGAACGCCGAAATCAACAACATCACCAACACGGAATTCTACGCCGGCGACATGAAGGACATCCTCACCGCCGAGTTCACCGCCCGCCATGGCCGCCCCGACGTCCTCATCACTGACCCGCCCCGCGCCGGCATGCACCCCGACGTAGTGGCCCGCCTACTAGAGCTGCGCGCCCCCCGCATCGTGTACATCAGCTGCAACCCCGCCACCCAGGCCCGCGACTTAGAGCTGCTCGACGCTGCTTACAAAGTCACCCGCGTGCAGCCGGTAGATATGTTTCCGCACACGCATCACGTAGAGAATGTGGTGGCGCTGGAGCTGAAGTAGGTTTCGGAACATTTTATGGCTGATAAAGCACCTGTTTTCTGGAAACTCATTTCCGCAATGCTGTTCACATTGCTTCTCTGCTTTATCACGTTATATCGAAACCAAAAGCCAAAAGATAACTTCTTTCATCTGACAAGCAAAATCACCAGCATATCTAACTCATTAGATATACAAGGTCATTTAAACCCTAATAATGAGCCAATTCGTTACCTAAAGATTGAGGACTACCCGAAATACTTTAAACTGCTTATTGGCGAAGATATAGACGGCTCTAAGCCAACTTTTCAGCAAATTGACAAGCTTAAAGTCGATGACACCATTACCGTTTATTATGACGAAACTAGTTTAGGCGGCGATGCCGAGGTTTCGCGCTTGGCCCATTTTATTGATAAGGATGGCAAGCCTTATTTTATCCGGGGAAAGCAAAACACCATAGGCTACTACATAATTGGCCTTTGCTTGTCCGTCATTGCCGTTTCATATTTTTTGAAGAAAAACGGCAGAATATCATAACCCAAAAATGGACTACTTCAACGACCCCGAACTCAACGGCAAATACCTTGGCACCATCACCAAGGATTTCGTCGTCGTGTGCGATACCCTGCTCGAAGCCTCTTCCCAAATCCGTAAGGGTGACTTCAGCAAATACCCCATCTTCGTGTTTGCCAAGCAGGAAGTGCCGCTCGGCGGCCTCCTTGTAAATGCCGATGAGCTGAACCTGGAGTGGCACGTTTTCGCCAGCTACATGGAGTTGTTTGTGCAGCAAGGCATCATTGATGTCGACGGCGTCGAAGCCTTCCAGGCTACCTACAAAGACCCTGACGAATTCTGCTGCCTCTTCGTGCTCGATGAGGAGTTCACGAACTTCGTCTTCGTGCCGTATCCGGAGGATTAACCCGCAGAGAGAAAACTGAACAAAAAAACGTCCTGCTGAGCGAAGCCGAAGCATCTCTACCGCGAGAGTAATTATTTACTTCCACGGTAGAGATGCTTCGGCTTCGCTCAGCAGGACGTTCTGGTTTTGCGCCCGGCAGCGCTACCTCAGCAGCTACTAATTCCGGCGCTGCACCGGCAAGTCTTCCAGTTGGGCGTAGCTCAGTTTCCAGGTCTTATCGGGGCCTTTTTTCCAGAGGAAAATGTAATTGCCTTCGCCAAAGCCGTGGGGCTGGTTGGGGCCGGCCGGCAGCACGTCTACCGAGAACGTACCGGCTTCGTAGGCAGTATTGACATCGGTAGAAGAGCTCACCACGCTGGTCTTCAAATCGCTGATGGTGGGCAGGGTTTCGCTCACCCATTTCTGGGAGACTTCTCCTTTGCCTTTCCAGCGGGCATTGCCCTGCACAAAGCTCACGTCGTCGGCCAGGAAACCGGTAATCTTGCCCGAGTCCTTGTTATTCCAAGCGCTGATAAATTCTTGGTTCAGGCTTTGAATGTTTACCGCTTCGTCCGTTTTGGTGCAAGAGGTAAGCGTTGCCGCCAGGAGCAAACTACACAGAATGGCTTTCATAAAGTGAAAGAGGAGTTGGTGAAGAAAAAGTAAATGTAACAGCCACAATGACCCCTCACTACAACGGGCTATAATGGCTAAACCCCAGGCAGGTACGCCCGGGGTTTAGAAATCAGATAAGTTGGGCTATTACCAGCTCTTACGACGGTACTCCGAGGTCGAATATGGGTTCGACGGGTTGCCGTAAGCATCGTTGGGCAGGTAGTTGACATTCGTAGCAGTAGGCTGTGCATTGAGCTGCATGGCAGGAGTCATGCTCACGGTCGAAGCCGTCAGGCTGTTAACCGGTACAGCGGTGGTCTGCGTGCGGGAAGCCACCAGCGTTTCGCGGCGGGACTCCGAGCGACGCAGCGAGTTGCGGTATTCCTGTTCGCGAATGGCCGCAGCGCGGTTGGCAGCGGCAATACGGGCCCGCTCTTTCCGCTTGTTGTCGATGTGCTTGCCTACACCGTAGCCGATAGCACCACCGGCCACGCCGCCTACTACCCCACCTACAGCACGGTTGCGCTTATTGATTAGGGCACCCGCAGCGGCACCACCCAGGCCACCAATAACGGCGCCTTTGGCCTGCGGGCTCCACTGAGCCTGGGCCGAACGGGAGCCAAATACAGTGCTCAGCAGCACAATCAGAGCGAAGAAATAGGGAAGCTTATTCATGACAAGAGATTTAAAATTGAAGGGAAAATGCTCACGTTTGAGAACAGGAAGACAATTAGCGTGCCACTCGAGCTTCCCCAATGGCGGTTTTAACGGCCGAAATGCCGTCAAGTTGGCTAACGCACGATGAATTGGGCTAAAAACTCGTCCAACCCTGTGCCTGGAGCGGCACAGCCTGTCCGGCTTTGGTTACGAGGTTGGCGCCTTCTTCTTTCGCGGCAAGGTGCCCGATAATGGTGATATCGGGATGGTTTTTGAGCTTTTCGTGGTCGGTTACGGGCACTGTGAACAGCAGCTCGTAGTCCTCGCCGCCGTTCAGGGCGCAGGTAATGGGGTCGAGGTTGAACTCGGCCGCAGCCTCCAGCGTGGGGTTGGCGATGGGCAGGAACTCGGTGAAGATGCGGGCGCCCGTGCCGCTGGCCTCACATAGGTGCAGCACCTCCGAGGCCAGCCCATCGGAAATATCAATCATGCTAGTGGGCCGCACGCCCAGCTCGCGCAGCTCGTGAATGATGTCGAGCCGAGCTTCGGGCCGCAGCTGGCGCTGCACCACGTACTCGTAGTTGGCCAGCTCGGGCTGCGTTTCCGGGTCGGCCAGGAAGGCTTGCTTTTCGCGCTCCAGCACCTGCAGGCCCAGAAAGGCCGCGCCCAGGTCGCCGCTCACGCACAGCAAATCGGTGGGCTTGCCGCCGCTGCGGCGCACCACATCGCCGGCGGGGGCTTCGCCCAGGGCCGTCACGGCCAGCGTGAGGCCGCCCCGGCTGGCGGTGGTGTCGCCGCCCACCAGGTCCACGTTGTAGGCCTCACAGGCCAGGCGCATGCCGGCGTACAGCTCCTCAATGGCTTCCACGGTGAAGCGCGGACCCGCCGACACGCCCACCACCAGCTGTGTGGGCAGGGCATTCATGGCGGCCACGTCGGATACGTTCACCGCAATGGCCTTGTAGCCTAGGTGCCGCAACGGGCAAAACGCCAAATCGAAATGAATGCCTTCCACCAGCAGGTCGGTGGTCATCACAAGCTCGGTGCCCGGGGTGGGCGCAATGATGGCCGCGTCGTCGCCGATGCCCAGCACCGTGCTGGGCTGGCGCGTGCTAATGCCTTGCTGTAAGCGGCGGATGAGGGCAAATTCGCCAATGGCGGTGAGGGGCGTCAGTTCGGACATAACTTCGAAATCAGGAAAACAAAGCCGCCGGGCAGCGCCCGGCGGGGCCACAAAAGTACACCCACAAAAAAAGGAGGGAATTGCTTCCCTCCTTTTACTATTGAAACCGATGCGTGCTTATTGCACCACCAGCTCCTTATAGATTTTGGTCTGGCCGTCGGTGCTCACAATCTGCACGAAGTACAGGCCGGCTTTCAGGCGCGATATGTCGAGGATAAGTTTCTCCTGGCCCTGGCCTTTGGCCTGGGCGCTGATGCGCTGGCCCAGGTTGTTCATCACCGTTACGCTGGCCACCTTGGCGTCCTTGATTTCGACCGTGGCGGTGCCATGGGCCGGGTTGGGGTACACGCTGATGTTGGCGTCGAACTTAGCCAGCGTGCCGGTAATGGTGGCTTGATAAGCCCCAAAAGGACCGGTGTAGTCGATGTGCTGGCCGAGCTGCTTATACGACTGGCCGCCGGGGTTGCTGCTGGGCGTAGTAGCCGGCGCAATGATGGGGCCGTTGAACGCGGTGGAGTACATCATCCACTTATCGGCGATGTTGTAGCCGCCGGTCTGGCGCACAGGCGGGCAGGAACCCACCGTATTCTGAAACTGTGGGTTGTAGCGCACGCCGCCCGATACAGTAGGCCGACGAACCAGCGACTGGTTGGTCGACGACACGTAAATAGCATTGGCGCCGGTACCGTCGAGCAGGTTGGTGCCGCTCCAGTTGCCGCTGCTGGTGGTGGTGCACGACTGCAGCAGGGGGTCTTCCCCGATTACGCCAATCAGGTCAACAACGACGCCCGGGCCTACGCCGACCGTGCCACTGATGTAGCGCACCAGGGCCATGGCATCGTTGCCGTTGATGTGCACCGTGCCGCCGCCTGTGATTACCGTGGGGCCGCTCACGGGCGAATGGCCTACGCTGAACTGGTTGGCCGCATTGCGGATATCGGGCAGGATGGCCTCGCCGCTGGCAATCACGAACGTGGTGTGGGCGTTCATGCTGTTTGCGCCCACAGGCTGCTGCGACGCATCGCTGCGCAGCAGGCGCTCCTCTTCGGCCACGGAGGTGCCCCCATTGGAGTACCGGCGGATGGAATAAGGATTGAGGCTGACCACGTTATTGGTCGGGTTGAAGATTTCGATGGCGCGCTCGCTGCCGGTCGAAGTAGTAGCGCCGCCGTAGTTCACGCCCGTCTGGTGGGCGCCTTCGTCGTATTCGAAAAAGAATAGCTCGGTACCCTGTTGTGCGTGAGCAGCACCGCAAAACGGCAATGCGGCCGAAAGCAGATAGTAATGTTTTTCATAAAAAGTTGCGGTAAAAAGCCATCAGCATCGGCAAAGACATGCGCGTTAAGGGTGATTGCCGAGCTTAAAATCTGCTTACCACCAACAGCTTATTTAAGCTCAATATAATGACATTCAGCTCTCCAGCACTGGACAAAATAGGACGCTAAAAGCAACTTTCGTTTGCTAACGAGCGTTAGCAAGTATACCTTTGTTCCTGCTGATGTCTACTACCGCTCCCACTCGTTCGCGCAAAGCCCAGATAGACCGCACTGCTACGGCCCTGTTCCGGGCGCGCGGCTTTGCGGCCACCAGCATGCGCGAGCTGGCCACAGAGCTCGGCCTGGAGGCCGGCAGCCTGTATTCGCACATCAAGTCGAAGGAGGAAATCCTGCACCGCGTGTGCTTTGGACTGGCCGAGGAGTTTTTCGCGGGCTTTGCCGCGGCTACTCTCGACTCGGCGGCGCCCATTGCAACGCAGCTGCGGCTGGCCATCGAAGCCCACGTGCGGGTGCTTACCCGCGACAGCGCGGCCTCGGCGGTGTTTTTGCAGGAGTGGCGCCACCTGAGCGAGCCCGCCCGCACCGAATTCCTGGCCTTGCGCGACCGGTACGAAGCTGCCTTTCGCGGGCTGATTCAGCAGGGCATTGCCGCTGGCGAGTTGCACGCACCCGATGCGGCTTTTGCTGCGCTCACCCTGCTGGCCAGCCTCAACTGGCTCCCGGCCTGGTACCGGCCCGACGGAAAATTGTCGCCCGATGAAATTGCCCACCGCCTAGCTGAGCAGTTGCTCAATGGAATGAGGAGTTATGAATGAAGAGTGAGGAATTACTTTCGATTTCACCCTTCATTTTTTTCTCTTTCCTGTTCTCATAATTCCTCATTCTTAATTCTTCATTAAAAATGTACGGTTCCGCCAGCACCCACGACCAGCCGACTACCGCCACTACCGGCTTGGAAAACGAAGACCCCATCCTGCTGGCCGAGTTTGAGGCTCGCATTGCGCGGGGCGAGAAAATTGAGCCAAGCGACTGGATGCCGGCCCTCTACCGCAAGCAGCTCACCCGCATGATTGAGCAGCACGCGCACTCCGAAATCATCGGCTCGCTGCCTGAAGGCACCTGGATTACGCGGGCGCCCGGCTTCCGCCGCAAAATGGCCCAAATGGCCAAAGTGCAGGACGAAGTGGGCCACGCGCAGCTACTGTACTCGGCGGCCGAAACCTTGGGCAAGACCCGCGAGCAGATGCTCATCGACCTGATTAACGGCAAGAGCAAGTACTCCAACGTCTTCAACTACCCCACGCCGACTTGGGCTGACTCCAACGTTATTTCCTGGCTGATTGACGCCGGCGCCATCGTAAACCAGCTCGCCAACGCCAAGGGCAGCTACGGCCCCTACTGCCGCGCCCTCGACCGGATTTGCGCCGAGGAAGCCTTCCACCTGAAGTATGGGCACGACGCCGTGGTACACATGGCCACCGGCACGCCCATTCAGCGCAAGATGATGCAGGAGGCCCTCAACCGCTGGTGGCCCGCCATCATGACCTTTTTCGGCCCCTCGGACAAGATGAGCGTGCACACCGAAATCCTGATGCGCTGGAAGGTGAAGATGGCCTCGAACGACGAGTGCCGTAACCAGTTCCTGGACATGTACGTGCCCAAAATCTGGGAAATTGGGCTGACTTTGCCCGACCCCAACCTGCGCAAAAACGAGGTAACCGGCCAGTGGGAATTCACCGAGCCTGATTGGGAAGACTTTAAACGCGTGATTAACGGCGACGGCCCCTGCAACGCCGAGCGCATTGCCGTGCGCCGCGCCGCCGAGGAAAACGGCGCCTGGGTGCGCCGCGCCCTGCTCACACCCAAAACGCAGTACGTGCGCCCGCTGGCTTAATGAAGTTTTGAATGTTGAGGGGTGAATGTTGAATGCCTGGTTCAGCATCCTAACTCAACACTCACCCCCTCAACACTCAACCCTGCCTGGAATGATACACTCCCTCGACCCCCGCATGAACCGGCTGGGGCTGCCCGATGCGCCCGCCACGGCCGCTGCCAAAGAGGCCCTCGACCAGTTTGGCACCTATGAGGTGTTTCACCAGAAGAAGGAAGGCACGCCGTATGTGTACGTGGGGCCGGTGCACGCGCCCTCTGCCGACGTGGCCTTTCTGTTTGCGAAGGAGCAGTACAGCCGGCGTTTTGCTTGCACCGGCCTGTGGGTAGTTCCCACCTCGGCCATCACCGTGACGGCTTATGTAGGCGACCAGGAATCGGCGTATGACACGCTGCCACTGCTGCCCACCAGCCAGGCGCCTACCACTCCTCCCATCGACGACACCGCCGAAGAGGAAGCTGCCTACGCGGCTGGCGAGGAGGACTACGACGTTTTCCACCTCAAGAAGCGCGGCAAGGCCCACCAGCACGTGGGTAAGGTGCGGGCCAGTTCCCCAGCCGACGCGCTGCAAGTAGCCAAGGCGGTTTTTGGCGAGCAGCGGCCCGTGGTGAACGTCTGGGTGGCGCGCTCCGCTGACTTTCTGCGTTCCGACGACGAGGACCGCGACATCTGGGCCACCACTCCGGAAAAAAAGTACCGCGACGCCATTTCGTACAAGGTGCAGGACCGCATCGAAAAGTTTAAGCAAGAAGGGCTCAGGCAGGCGGAAGCGTAAGCAACTGGCAGTTGCTTGTTGTACCTCTTCTACTTCCTTGCCCTCTCCGAATCATTAGTTAACCCCTATGTCGCTGACTTTCCAAGACCCGAGAATCGACCTGCTGTATCGCCTCGCCGACGACCAGCTTATTCTGGGCCACCGCAACTCGGAATGGAACGGCCTGGGCCCCATTCTGGAGGAAGACATTGCCTTTTCGAGCATGGCCCAGGACAAGCTTGGTCATAGCCTGCAAATGTATTCCATGCTGCACGCGCTGGGCGAGCCCGAGCCCGACACGGTAGCCTTCACGCGCAACGCGCCGCAGTTTCACTGCTGCCAGCTGGTGGAGCTGCCCATTGGCGAATACGATTTCAGCCTCACCCGCCACTTCCTTTTCGACCACGCCGAGCTGCTGCGCTTCGAGGCGCTGGCCAGCAGCAGCTACGAGCCGCTGGCCCAGGTAGCCCGCAAACTACGCGGCGAGCTCAAGTACCACGCCCTGCACGCCAACACGTGGATGAAACGCTTGGGCACGGCCACGGAAGAGGCCATTGAGCGCATGCAGCGCTCGCTGAACTTCACGCTGCCCTATGCCTTGGGCATTTTTGAAAAGACGGAAACCGAGCCGGAAATTATTAGCTCCGGGCTGTTTGTTGGGGAGGATGAGCTGAAAAACCGGTGGCTGGAAAGCATCAGCAAAGTACTGGGCCAAACTGCCCTAGACATGCCCGATGTAAACACCCTAACACCCGTGTTTGGTGGGCGCCACGGCCAGCACACCGAGTTTCTGCAGCCGCTGCTGGATGAAATGGCCGAGGTGTTTCGCCTCGACCCCACTGCCGATTGGTAAACCCTGATTTCATGCCCGTTACCGCTCCTGATAAAGCCCAAATTCTCGACTGGCTGCAAGCTGTGAATGACCCGGAGATTCCGACGATTTCACTGATTGACCTGGGCGTGGTGCGCGGCGTGGAGGTCGACGAGGCCACGGGCAAGGTATCGGTGCACCTCACGCCTACGTTTGCGGGCTGCCCGGCCATGGACTACATGAAGCGCGACGTGGAGCGCACGCTGCTGGCGCACGGCGTGCCCGCCGTGGAAGTCGACATCAGCATGCGCGAAGCCTGGACCTCCGACATGCTCACCGAAGCCGGCCGGCAGGCCCTGCGCCAGCACAAGCTCTCGCCGCCGCCAGTGCTCGGCAACCAGGTGCTCGACCTGGATTTTCTGGAGTATGCGGAGTGCCCGAACTGCCACGGCAACAATACGGAGCTGCGTACGCCGTTTGGGGCTACGCTGTGCCGCGCCGTGCACTACTGCCACGACTGCCGCCAGCTGTTTGAGCAATTTAAGCCGGTGTAGCTTTGCCCAACTGGCTGTTTACCCCATTCTGTTTTTGCAATGCCTACTCCCCTAGTTTCTCCGGTGAAATCAGCAATTTTTTGCATCCTGATACTCACGGGCTGCGCGGCCTCGTGCAAGCGGGCAGGCTCTGAAGCCGTCGTGCTCAACCCGGCTTCGGCCGCGGCCGTGAAAACGCAGTTCGACGTGCTGCGCGACTCCGTGAACGTGAAGTGGAACACCATGACGGCCAGCGACGACCAGCGCATTGGCGTCACGCGGATGCTGCTGCACGAGCTAAAGGGCCGCGCCGGCATGGACGCCGCCCAACTGAAAGGCCTGGAAAGCGCCAACGCCAAGCTCAAAACCCGCCGCTACAGCCAGCAAACCATGGCCAGCTCGGACCTGATTGACCAGTACGACACCGCTCAGGACTCCCTAATGCGGGCACTTATGCCCGTAGCGGCTCCCAACGGAACCGCTCCAACCGAGGCCGCCCGCAACTACGTGGAAGGCCTGCAGCAGCTCGACGCCGGCGTGATTGGCTACCGCGTGCAGTACGACCAGGCCGCCCGCCAATACAACGACTACCTCAAGCTCCACCAGGCCGAGTTGGAGTCGCTGGGCGGCAAATATGCGAAACTGAAGCCGCTGCCGCTGTTTGAACTGCAGCACTAAGCAGCTATTTGCATTAATTATTGGGATACAATCAGGGTGTAGAGACGCGACACTTGGCTACGCCGACCTTCGGTTCGCGTCTCCTCGCATGCGTGCTGTCCAGGCTTCGCTCAACCAGGAGACGCGAAGTGTCGCGTCTCTACACCCTGATTGGTAATTGCAAACACTCACTTCAATGCATTCTTGACGATTACGGGATACTGGTGAGCCTGCGCGTGAGCATTTTGGATGAAGGATATTGAAAATTGAGCTGGATAATAACGGGATGCAACTATTACGTATATTCCAGTATCAGCTACTAAATAATCAGCCACATAACCTCAACCGCTATGCCCACCGCTTCTCTTTTTCGTCGGCTGATGCCTGCACTGCTGCTGGCTGGCCTTGCCCTCAGCTCCTGTGAGCACCGCAAAGACTGCGACCCCAAGCCCAAGCGCAAGTGCGGAACCGCCGCGCCCACTACGACGCCCCCAGCCGGGAATTCTTAATTGAGCCGGGTTTCAGCAGACCCGTTTCACCAATTAGCCCAACAACAAGAAGGCCGGCAAATTTGCCGGCCTTCTTGCGTTTAGCGAAAAATCATCTGCTTACAACGCTGCCATTTCCTCGCGCACAAAGTCCGCCAGGGTGCGCAGGTAATCGGTGCTGAAATCGAAGCGAATGCCGGCGGCCGCATAAATCTGGCCGATAGGCGCGGTGTAGCCCAGTGCCAGGGCACGCTTGTAGGCGGCCAGGCCTTCGGCCGGGTTCTGGCGGTAGTTGCGCCACACGGCAATGGCCCCGAGCTGCGCCATGGCGTACTCGATATAGTAGAACGGCACTTCGTAGAGGTGCAGCTGCTTCTGCCAGAGGTAGGGCTTGAAGTCTTCCAGCCCCGTCCAATCCACAGTACGTTGGTTGAACTCGTCGAACACTTCCACCCAGCGGTTATGGCGCTCAGTTTCGGTGTGGGCGGGGTTTTCGTAAATCCAGTGCTGGAATTTATCGATGGTGGCCACCCAGGGGAAGGTTTCGAGCACGCTTTCGAGGTGGGTTTTCTTGGCCCGGCGCAGGTCCTCGGCGTCGGGGAAAAACACGTGCCACTGGTCCATGCTCATCAGCTCCATGCTCATTGAGGCCAGCTCGGCTACTTCCGACGGCGGGTGCTTGTCGGCGCCCAGCGGCAGGCCGCGGGTGAGGAAGGAGTGCACGGCGTGGCCGCCTTCGTGCAGCATGGTCACCACGTCGCGCAGGGAGCTGGTGGCGTTCATGAAGATGAAGGGCACGCCGGTTTCGTCCAGCGGGTAATTGTAGCCGCCGGGGGCTTTGCCCTTGCGGCTTTCCAGGTCGAGGTGACCCATGTGGCGCATAGTGCGCAGGCAGTCGCCGAGGTAGGAGTCGAGGTTCTGAAAAACTGTGATGGTTTTTTCCAGCAGTTCTTCGCCGGTGCCGAAGGGGCGCAGTGGCGGTTGGCCGCTGGGGTCCACGTCGAGGTCCCAGGGCCGGAGCGCTGGCAGGTTTAGGTCCTGGCGCCGCTCGAGGTCAAAGTCGTCGATGAGTGGCACCACCGTCTCGCGGATGGCCCGGTGGAAATCAAAACAGTCCTGCGGCGTGTAGTCGAACCGGCCCAGGGCGGCAAACATGTAGTCGCGAAAGTTGGCAAAACCCGCATTCAGGGCCACCTGGTGGCGCAGGCCCACCAGCTCGGTAAAGAGCTGGTCGAGGGGCTCGGCATCCTGCACGCGGCGGGCCTGAATGGCGCGCCAGGCGGTTTCGCGCACGTTGCGGTCGGGGCTTTTCAGCCGGTCGGCGGCCTGGGGCAAGGTAAGTTCTTCGCCATCCAGCGTCACGTTCATTGCGCCCACC
This region of Hymenobacter sedentarius genomic DNA includes:
- the rlmD gene encoding 23S rRNA (uracil(1939)-C(5))-methyltransferase RlmD; the protein is MSRAKNIPAELLRNVKIQDMVAEGKCLVRVENLVIFVSQVAPGDVVDLKVTKAKKSFLEAVPVKFHEYSELRTTPFCQHFGVCGGCKWQHLTYDSQLHYKQQQVVDQLTRIGKVELPEIPFILSSPQRTYYRNKLEYTFSDNGWLTTEQINDDSRTYNREVLGFHTPTRFDKIIDVEHCWLQPEPSNEIRLFVRDYAHQHGLAFNNLVRQTGLLRNLIIRIAQSTGELMVILQCYHADEAIVPLLDALYAKFPGITSLNYVLNSKGNETFHDLEVVTYKGKPYIEEEMEGLRFRIGPKSFYQTNSEGAHQLYKVARDFAELKGDELVYDLYTGAGTIASFVAHQARKVIGVEYVEQAVADAHVNAEINNITNTEFYAGDMKDILTAEFTARHGRPDVLITDPPRAGMHPDVVARLLELRAPRIVYISCNPATQARDLELLDAAYKVTRVQPVDMFPHTHHVENVVALELK
- a CDS encoding YybH family protein, with protein sequence MKAILCSLLLAATLTSCTKTDEAVNIQSLNQEFISAWNNKDSGKITGFLADDVSFVQGNARWKGKGEVSQKWVSETLPTISDLKTSVVSSSTDVNTAYEAGTFSVDVLPAGPNQPHGFGEGNYIFLWKKGPDKTWKLSYAQLEDLPVQRRN
- the thiL gene encoding thiamine-phosphate kinase → MSELTPLTAIGEFALIRRLQQGISTRQPSTVLGIGDDAAIIAPTPGTELVMTTDLLVEGIHFDLAFCPLRHLGYKAIAVNVSDVAAMNALPTQLVVGVSAGPRFTVEAIEELYAGMRLACEAYNVDLVGGDTTASRGGLTLAVTALGEAPAGDVVRRSGGKPTDLLCVSGDLGAAFLGLQVLEREKQAFLADPETQPELANYEYVVQRQLRPEARLDIIHELRELGVRPTSMIDISDGLASEVLHLCEASGTGARIFTEFLPIANPTLEAAAEFNLDPITCALNGGEDYELLFTVPVTDHEKLKNHPDITIIGHLAAKEEGANLVTKAGQAVPLQAQGWTSF
- a CDS encoding T9SS type A sorting domain-containing protein, whose product is MPFCGAAHAQQGTELFFFEYDEGAHQTGVNYGGATTSTGSERAIEIFNPTNNVVSLNPYSIRRYSNGGTSVAEEERLLRSDASQQPVGANSMNAHTTFVIASGEAILPDIRNAANQFSVGHSPVSGPTVITGGGTVHINGNDAMALVRYISGTVGVGPGVVVDLIGVIGEDPLLQSCTTTSSGNWSGTNLLDGTGANAIYVSSTNQSLVRRPTVSGGVRYNPQFQNTVGSCPPVRQTGGYNIADKWMMYSTAFNGPIIAPATTPSSNPGGQSYKQLGQHIDYTGPFGAYQATITGTLAKFDANISVYPNPAHGTATVEIKDAKVASVTVMNNLGQRISAQAKGQGQEKLILDISRLKAGLYFVQIVSTDGQTKIYKELVVQ
- a CDS encoding TetR/AcrR family transcriptional regulator, with the translated sequence MSTTAPTRSRKAQIDRTATALFRARGFAATSMRELATELGLEAGSLYSHIKSKEEILHRVCFGLAEEFFAGFAAATLDSAAPIATQLRLAIEAHVRVLTRDSAASAVFLQEWRHLSEPARTEFLALRDRYEAAFRGLIQQGIAAGELHAPDAAFAALTLLASLNWLPAWYRPDGKLSPDEIAHRLAEQLLNGMRSYE
- the paaA gene encoding 1,2-phenylacetyl-CoA epoxidase subunit PaaA, with the translated sequence MYGSASTHDQPTTATTGLENEDPILLAEFEARIARGEKIEPSDWMPALYRKQLTRMIEQHAHSEIIGSLPEGTWITRAPGFRRKMAQMAKVQDEVGHAQLLYSAAETLGKTREQMLIDLINGKSKYSNVFNYPTPTWADSNVISWLIDAGAIVNQLANAKGSYGPYCRALDRICAEEAFHLKYGHDAVVHMATGTPIQRKMMQEALNRWWPAIMTFFGPSDKMSVHTEILMRWKVKMASNDECRNQFLDMYVPKIWEIGLTLPDPNLRKNEVTGQWEFTEPDWEDFKRVINGDGPCNAERIAVRRAAEENGAWVRRALLTPKTQYVRPLA
- a CDS encoding phenylacetic acid degradation b translates to MIHSLDPRMNRLGLPDAPATAAAKEALDQFGTYEVFHQKKEGTPYVYVGPVHAPSADVAFLFAKEQYSRRFACTGLWVVPTSAITVTAYVGDQESAYDTLPLLPTSQAPTTPPIDDTAEEEAAYAAGEEDYDVFHLKKRGKAHQHVGKVRASSPADALQVAKAVFGEQRPVVNVWVARSADFLRSDDEDRDIWATTPEKKYRDAISYKVQDRIEKFKQEGLRQAEA
- the paaC gene encoding 1,2-phenylacetyl-CoA epoxidase subunit PaaC; this encodes MSLTFQDPRIDLLYRLADDQLILGHRNSEWNGLGPILEEDIAFSSMAQDKLGHSLQMYSMLHALGEPEPDTVAFTRNAPQFHCCQLVELPIGEYDFSLTRHFLFDHAELLRFEALASSSYEPLAQVARKLRGELKYHALHANTWMKRLGTATEEAIERMQRSLNFTLPYALGIFEKTETEPEIISSGLFVGEDELKNRWLESISKVLGQTALDMPDVNTLTPVFGGRHGQHTEFLQPLLDEMAEVFRLDPTADW
- the paaD gene encoding 1,2-phenylacetyl-CoA epoxidase subunit PaaD — encoded protein: MPVTAPDKAQILDWLQAVNDPEIPTISLIDLGVVRGVEVDEATGKVSVHLTPTFAGCPAMDYMKRDVERTLLAHGVPAVEVDISMREAWTSDMLTEAGRQALRQHKLSPPPVLGNQVLDLDFLEYAECPNCHGNNTELRTPFGATLCRAVHYCHDCRQLFEQFKPV
- a CDS encoding M3 family oligoendopeptidase, encoding MMLLAEPTAASATDTSRPPRQYLPEDFLVTDWAAIEPFFQELQDRPIHTPAELERWLLDRSELESVLSEDLAWRYIRMTCDTQDATRAEAFQYFVNEVEPQVAPFDHALNEKMLASPHLAGLDERRYGVFLRSVRRASEIYRVENIPLKTEISTKQQQYAATVGAMNVTLDGEELTLPQAADRLKSPDRNVRETAWRAIQARRVQDAEPLDQLFTELVGLRHQVALNAGFANFRDYMFAALGRFDYTPQDCFDFHRAIRETVVPLIDDFDLERRQDLNLPALRPWDLDVDPSGQPPLRPFGTGEELLEKTITVFQNLDSYLGDCLRTMRHMGHLDLESRKGKAPGGYNYPLDETGVPFIFMNATSSLRDVVTMLHEGGHAVHSFLTRGLPLGADKHPPSEVAELASMSMELMSMDQWHVFFPDAEDLRRAKKTHLESVLETFPWVATIDKFQHWIYENPAHTETERHNRWVEVFDEFNQRTVDWTGLEDFKPYLWQKQLHLYEVPFYYIEYAMAQLGAIAVWRNYRQNPAEGLAAYKRALALGYTAPIGQIYAAAGIRFDFSTDYLRTLADFVREEMAAL